Proteins from one Triticum aestivum cultivar Chinese Spring chromosome 7A, IWGSC CS RefSeq v2.1, whole genome shotgun sequence genomic window:
- the LOC123147868 gene encoding protein SWEETIE isoform X1 — translation MAQRGVAGGEPIPLSRFGALVAQLESVVASARQKPPDALLCFDLLSELSSALDEAPKDTIQLWQRKCEDALQSLLVFGACRPVRRLASSAMGRIIQKGDAISVYSRASTLQGWLVDVKRADPMACAGAAQCLGEIYHLFGRKITAGLIETSNIVAKLMKYHEDFVRQDALLLLENALEGSGGGGSGAAYLEAFRIIMRGGISDKSYIVRVAAARCLKAFANIGGPGLGMAELDTSMSCCVKGLEDNVSAVRDSFAEALGAILALAMNPDAQVTKGGKKQNVSAKKFDDGIQKHLILPFVKANGANAKKLRVGLSLSWVFFLQMIHMKYGTLDSELQNYAVQVMEILQGNGSPDPHALACVLYVLRVGFADQMTEPTQGEFLVFLGKKLESSNYSGPTRVATLRILSYLLRSLGEVPSEFKDILDNTVVAALSHSSANVRVEAALTLRALAEVDPTCVGGLVSYGITTLHALRETLSFDKGKNLNHELDSLHGQATVLATLVAISPKLLLGYPARLPNSVLELSKKMLNGFSRNPVAAIAEREAGWLLLASLLASMPKEELEDQVFDVLLLWASPFTGNPESYLSHIQDWASELRVLSVAIEALTAFIRSFVSPIIATANGGILLNPVLAYLGGALSLISSLSTKQLPNLKSALNLFTTRTLMAYQSLSNPMVYQSEHEQMLQLCSSPFSDPSGWEESSCLKFLLDKRDASLGPWIPGRDSFEDELRAFDGGVDGFLPCVWDDEISNFPQPEPVSKMLVNQMLLCYGSIFACQDNTAKIRLLNNIDQCLKAGKKYSWYMFLVSNACVALLSGLKELLTLRGAQSLPTDIFSMIQSIFKGILGESEISTAQRRAACEGLGLLARTGNDIFTARMARSLLGELVTPVDLSYAASVALSLGCIHRTAGGMALSTLVTPTVNSLSHLSKSSNSNLQLWSLHALLLTIEAAGLSYVSQVQGTLFLAMEILLLEENGYVDFRQEIGHLINAIVAVLGPELAPGSIFFSRCKSVIAEISSSNETATLLESVRFAQQLVLFAPQAVPVHSHVRSLVPTLFSRQPSHRYLAVSTLRHLIERDPAAMINENIEENLFSMLDGETDSEIATLVRATIIRLLYTSCPLRPSRWLAVLRNMVLATSVTRNTSEGLTSSGHDSIDSTHENDVYGEDDDSMISGPKQEQVNWSAPISSQFSRRNKHLRYRTRVFAAECVSHVPVAVGTESAHFDLLLARSAIAKGTYLSNDWLVLKLQELVSLSYQISTGQFEGMQPIGVQLLCLIMDKFGMAVDPEFPGHILLEQFQAQLVSAVKTAISTTSGPLLLEAGLELATKVMTSSVIGGDKVALNRLFLLISRPLSDIEDLFYPSFADWVVCKIKVRLLTAHAAVKCYTYQFLRAKENVPDEHQQLAPLLANSSMLLGKYWVGALKDYFSIIFGLHSRINHKPFLDGIQSLLVSSKVQKYLDEVWALILQATALDAAPAEFGADDSEDVHEHMFISGRSMVKLEQSDFQFLWGLSVLVLFHSHQSTVNGSVKMKLDCSKENFFSNIVFYGLDNPRSCDQVLPVLLSLTTEAFFSKDFLSVDICQELLQALMYADCSGAPVVSLFSKIIRLCPDKFFEAEDFVFVALELYSHCLAMVLQSRDGNSQVSSSNTLLPELSSASETMGCRMENKHLWKLMMVLLSTSHQSFQLVSTDQCLSNIISFLHNILPFMKRCFRERVEPGDVHTNPQVALGALISLLAYFCTECDNRITMLENKISDSYRLLAKILFFCSGEVIALAKLVHEIEFLNENGSKNDVYMCGSFRHCIHVIQGSLRSTNMQVQMLGIHVLKTCAQRELTEVSQTETHSFMILLGELLGDVFDLMQTALKNCSSQESVNVIDDCLKLLFLFHTLAQSQKYQQEATVLLLDALLMVFYLSDDNASQELTEVNTISKKLFSHFIQIPSAAIQIKDVMLSAPPTKRQQLQDMIRASVSHGQIMVPLNTSAQSQQNVQDSSKKPGSVAIASGADAVEEKDGNEVSDDDWDDDWDTFQSLPATTAKDDADSAVVVSPIPEQGSVVSSQEQIHQGNTNHDIGDLDVAVGTLEGRKSAERVFGEASASQCSSPKPQVNRESLESSYEDDEKVPRYPRVDCVEQPADVLMNDKTLSELPQDHDNQFGCNERNNGDLEDEGTDSAIEDNKKDALGGTRSSEGDALDENIACRDDSTNSLNKLSDVVVNEGSDMPSTVDIKESGEELAPSSHVLGTMNASLSGNDVSMSNADAKPESSVGESSES, via the exons ATGGCGCAGCGcggcgtcgccggcggcgagccaaTTCCGCTGTCGCGGTTCGGCGCTCTGGTGGCGCAGCTGGAGTCCGTGGTGGCGTCGGCCAGGCAGAAGCCCCCCGACGCGCTCCTCTGCTTCGACCTCCTCTCCGAGCTCTCCTCCGCCCTCGACGAGGCCCCCAAG GACACCATACAACTTTGGCAAAGGAAATGCGAGGATGCTCTCCAGTCCTTGCTTGTCTTTGGTGCTTGCCGCCCTGTTCGACGGTTGGCGTCATCAGCAATGGGGCGGATAATTCAGAAAGGTGATGCAATATCAGTATACTCAAGGGCGAGCACCTTGCAGGGGTGGTTGGTAGATGTGAAAAGAGCGGATCCCATGGCATGTGCAG GTGCAGCGCAATGCCTAGGAGAAATTTACCACTTATTCGGGCGCAAGATTACCGCAGGATTGATTGAGACATCAAACATCGTAGCAAAACTAATGAAGTATCATGAG GACTTTGTAAGGCAAGACGCACTCCTCTTGCTTGAGAATGCATTGGAAGGCTCtggtggtggtggtagtggtgCAGCTTACTTGGAGGCTTTCCGCATAATCATGCGAGGAGGCATAAGTGATAAATCATATATTGTTAGAGTAGCAGCAGCGCGATGCTTGAAGGCCTTTGCTAATATAGGCGGGCCTGGGTTGGGGATGGCTGAACTTGATACTTCAATGTCTTGTTGCGTTAAG GGCTTGGAAGATAATGTGTCAGCAGTTAGAGATTCATTTGCAGAAGCACTTGGTGCCATACTTGCTCTTGCAATGAACCCAGATGCACAG GTAACTAAAGGAGGAAAGAAACAAAATGTTTCTGCAAAGAAGTTTGATGATGGTATACAGAAGCATTTAATTTTGCCATTTGTTAAAG CAAATGGAGCCAATGCAAAGAAACTCCGAGTTGGTTTGTCTCTATCGTGGGTGTTCTTTTTGCAG ATGATCCATATGAAGTACGGTACCCTGGACAGTGAACTTCAAAACTATGCTGTACAAGTGATGGAAATTCTCCAAGGGAATGGTTCTCCTGATCCACACGCATTG GCATGTGTGCTATATGTCCTCCGAGTTGGTTTTGCTGACCAGATGACCGAGCCAACGCAGGGTGAATTTTTGGTATTTCTGGGAAAAAAG TTGGAGTCTTCAAATTATTCTGGTCCGACGAGAGTGGCAACATTACGCATTCTATCTTACCTCTTGAGAAGCTTGGGCGAG GTTCCATCTGAATTCAAGGATATTCTTGATAACACAGTCGTTGCAGCATTATCTCATTCTTCAGCAAAT GTTCGTGTGGAGGCAGCTTTAACATTGCGTGCTTTAGCAGAAGTTGATCCGACATGTGTTGGCGGTTTAGTCTCATATGGTATTACAACATTACATGCTCTCAGGGAGACTTTATCATTTGATAAG GGTAAAAATCTGAACCATGAGCTTGATTCGCTACATGGACAGGCTACTGTATTAGCTACTCTCGTTGCGATCTCGCCAAAGTTACTTCTTGGTTACCCTGCAAG GCTGCCCAATTCCGTACTTGAGTTGTCAAAAAAGATGCTGAATGGCTTCAGCCGAAACCCAGTGGCTGCTATAGCAGAGCGTGAAGCTGGCTGGTTGTTATTAGCTTCTCTTTTAGCATCCATGCCAAAAGAG GAGCTGGAAGATCAAGTGTTTGATGTTCTTTTGCTATGGGCTAGTCCTTTTACTGGAAATCCTGAGTCGTACCTTAGTCATATACAGGACTGGGCATCAGAACTGCG CGTTTTGTCCGTTGCAATCGAGGCTCTTACTGCTTTCATAAGAAGCTTCGTTTCTCCCATCATCGCAACTGCTAATGGTGGAATCTTACTTAACCCTGTCCTGGCCTACCTTGGTGG AGCTTTATCCCTTATATCTTCGTTGAGCACTAAGCAACTGCCAAATCTCAAGTCTGCACTGAATCTCTTCACAACTAGAACACTGATGGCGTATCAGTCCCTTTCCAATCCAATGGTTTATCAATCGGAGCATGAGCAAATGCTTCAGCTGTGTTCAAGCCCATTCAG TGACCCTTCCGGATGGGAAGAAAGCTCATGCTTGAAGTTTCTGTTAGATAAGAGAGATGCTTCTTTGGGCCCGTGGATACCTGGAAG GGATTCATTTGAGGATGAACTACGAGCTTTTGATGGTGGTGTTGATGGATTTCTACCATGTGTGTGGGATGATGAAATCAGCAACTTTCCTCAG CCAGAACCAGTAAGCAAAATGCTGGTTAATCAGATGCTTCTGTGCTATGGTTCTATCTTTGCATGTCAG GACAATACTGCCAAGATAAGACTCCTGAACAATATTGACCAGTGCCTCAAGGCTGGGAAGAAGTACTCTTGGTATATGTTTCTTGTTTCAAATGCCTGTGTTGCTCTATTGTCAGGGCTAAAG GAGTTACTGACTTTACGTGGCGCTCAATCATTGCCAACTGATATATTTAGTATGATCCAATCTATATTCAAG GGCATCCTAGGGGAGAGTGAAATTTCTACAGCACAACGGCGGGCAGCATGTGAGGGTCTTGGTTTACTGGCACGCACTGGGAATGATATATTCACCGCAAGAATG GCTCGTTCCCTTCTTGGAGAGCTAGTAACACCAGTGGATCTGAGCTATGCAGCATCGGTTGCACTTTCATTGGGATGCATTCATCGAAC TGCAGGGGGAATGGCATTGTCTACTCTGGTCACTCCAACTGTGAACTCACTCTCTCATTTGAGTAAGAGTTCTAATTCTAACCTGCAGTTGTGGTCACTCCATGCTCTTCTTTTGACCATAGAAGCTGCTGGCTTGTCTTACGTCTCCCAGGTTCAG GGGACACTTTTCCTTGCTATGGAAATTCTTCTGTTGGAAGAAAATGGTTACGTGGATTTTAGACAGGAAATAGGCCATCTTATCAATGCAATAGTGGCAGTTCTCGGTCCTGAACTTGCTCCGGGTAGCATATTCTTTTCACGCTGCAAG TCTGTCATTGCAGAGATAAGCTCCTCAAATGAAACGGCTACACTTCTAGA ATCAGTTAGGTTTGCTCAGCAGCTTGTTCTTTTTGCTCCTCAAGCTGTTCCTGTGCATTCCCATGTTCGAAGTCTTGTCCCAACGCTTTTCTCAAGACAG CCAAGCCATAGGTATTTAGCAGTGTCGACATTGCGTCATCTAATCGAAAGAGACCCG GCTGCAATGATCAATGAGAACATCGAAGAGAATCTGTTCAGTATGCTTGATGGGGAAACCGACTCTGA AATAGCAACATTGGTTCGGGCGACTATTATTCGCTTATTGTATACATCATGTCCACTGCGTCCATCTCGATGGTTAGCCGTTCTGCGGAATATG GTTCTTGCTACATCAGTTACAAGAAATACGAGTGAAGGTCTGACCAGTTCTGGACATGATTCCATTGACAGTACGCATGAGAATGATGTGTATGGAGAAGATGACGACAGTATGATTTCCGGTCCAAAGCAGGAGCAAGTAAACTGGTCTGCTCCTATATCGAGTCAGTTTTCTCGAAGAAATAAACACCTCAGATACCGCACTAGGGTATTTGCAGCAGA ATGTGTTAGCCATGTACCGGTTGCAGTTGGAACAGAATCAGCTCATTTTGATCTCTTGTTGGCAAGGAGTGCAATAGCTAAGGGGACTTATTTATCAAATGATTGGCTTGTGCTTAAGCTACAGGAGTTGGTCTCGCTTTCGTATCAG ATAAGTACTGGACAGTTTGAGGGTATGCAACCGATAGGCGTGCAGCTTTTATGTTTGATTATGGACAAG TTTGGCATGGCAGTGGATCCTGAATTTCCTGGACATATCTTGTTGGAACAATTTCAG GCTCAGCTTGTTTCAGCTGTTAAAACGGCAATAAGTACTACTTCTGGTCCACTTCTATTGGAGGCTGGCCTTGAACTTGCTACAAAG GTTATGACGAGCAGCGTCATTGGTGGGGACAAAGTAGCTCTTAATCGTCTCTTTTTGCTAATATCCCGTCCACTAAGTGATATAGAGGACCTTTTTTACCCATCTTTTGCTGACTGGGTTGTGTGTAAG ATCAAAGTGCGCCTTCTTACAGCGCATGCTGCAGTAAAATGTTACACCTATCAATTCTTGAGGGCAAAGGAAAATGTTCCTGATGAACACCAGCAGCTGGCACCTTTACTAGCAAATAGCTCAATGCTATTGGGGAAATATTGGGTTGGAGCCCTCAAGGATTACTTTTCTATAATCTTTGGCTTGCATTCAAGAATTAAT CACAAGCCATTCCTTGATGGAATTCAGTCATTATTGGTCTCGTCGAAGGTACAGAAGTATCTTGATGAAGTTTGGGCACTAATTCTCCAGGCAACAGCTCTTGATGCAGCTCCTGCGGAGTTCGGCGCGGATGATTCTGAAGATGTTCATGAACACATGTTTATCTCTGGACGTAGTATGGTCAAATTGGAGCAAAGTGATTTCCAGTTTCTCTGGGGACTATCTGTCCTTGTGCTATTTCATTCACACCAATCAACGGTGAATGGTTCTGTCAAGATGAAGCTTGACTGTAGCAAAGAGAATTTTTTTTCGAACATTGTTTTCTATGGACTAGATAATCCAAGATCATGTGATCAAGTCTTACCTGTGTTATTGTCCCTCACAACTGAAGCCTTTTTCAGCAAGGATTTCCTTTCAGTCGATATTTGCCAGGAACTCCTTCAG GCTCTAATGTATGCTGATTGCTCTGGTGCTCCTGTTGTATCTCTGTTCTCAAAG ATTATAAGACTCTGCCCTGACAAGTTTTTTGAGGcggaagactttgtctttgttgcaTTAGAGTTATACTCTCATTGTCTTGCCATGGTACTTCAAAG CAGGGATGGAAATTCTCAGGTATCGTCAAGTAACACGTTACTTCCTGAACTATCTTCTGCAAGTGAGACTATGGGTTGCCGGATGGAAAATAAG CATTTGTGGAAGCTAATGATGGTACTGCTATCCACATCGCATCAATCGTTTCAACTCGTCTCGACTGATCAGTGCTTGTCAAATATCATCTCCTTTCTGCATAATATCTTGCCTTTCATGAAGAGGTGCTTTAGAG AAAGAGTTGAACCAGGTGATGTGCACACCAATCCGCAAGTTGCATTAGGAGCTTTGATTAGCCTGTTGGCATACTTCTGTACAGAATGTGATAATAGGATTACGATGCTGGAAAACAAGATTTCTGATTCCTACAGGCTGTTGGCGAAGATACTATTTTTTTGTTCCGGAGAAGTCATTGCTCTTGCAAAACTTGTTCACGAGATTGAGTTTCTTAATGAAAATGGTAGTAAGAATGATGTGTATatgtgtggcagctttaggcaTTGCATACACGTTATTCAGGGATCACTTCGTAGCACCAACATGCAG GTTCAAATGCTGGGGATACATGTGCTGAAAACTTGTGCGCAGAGAGAGCTAACTGAAGTTTCGCAAACAGAGACTCATTCTTTTATGATATTACTTGGGGAATTACTAGGAGATGTATTTGATTTGATGCAAACTGCATTGAAG AATTGTTCAAGCCAGGAATCTGTCAACGTGATTGATGATTGTCTAAAATTGCTGTTCCTCTTCCACACACTAGCACAATCACAGAAATACCAGCAAGAGGCTACAGTACTTCTGTTGGATGCCTTACTGATGGTTTTCTATTTGTCCGATGATAATGCTTCACAG GAACTTACTGAAGTAAATACCATCTCCAAGAAGTTGTTCTCTCATTTTATTCAGATCCCATCAGCCGCCATACAGATCAAAGATGTAATGCTGTCAGCACCACCTACAAAAAGACAGCAGCTTCAG GACATGATCCGAGCTTCAGTCAGCCATGGTCAGATCATGGTGCCATTGAATACGAGTGCACAATCACAGCAGAATGTTCAGGATAGCAGTAAAAAACCTGGTTCTGTAGCCATAGCGTCTGGTGCTGATGCAGTCGAAGAGAAGGATGGAAATGAAGTTAGCGATGATGACTGGGATGATGATTGGGACACTTTCCAATCTCTTCCCGCAACTACTGCCAAGGATGATGCAGATTCTGCTGTAGTTGTTTCACCAATTCCTGAACAGGGCTCCGTTGTAAGTTCTCAGGAACAGATCCATCAGGGAAATACTAATCATGATATTGGTGATTTGGATGTAGCAGTGGGCACATTAGAAGGCAGAAAATCTGCTGAGAGAGTATTTGGGGAAGCCTCTGCTTCACAATGCTCTAGCCCTAAGCCACAGGTCAATAGAGAATCCCTAGAGTCGTCGTACGAAGATGATGAGAAAGTTCCAAGATATCCAAGAGTTGATTGCGTGGAGCAACCGGCGGATGTTCTGATGAATGATAAGACACTGAGTGAATTGCCGCAGGATCATGACAACCAGTTTGGTTGTAACGAAAGAAACAATGGTGACCTGGAAGATGAGGGCACTGATTCAGCTATCGAAGataacaagaaggatgctcttggAGGAACTCGAAGCTCCGAGGGAGATGCCCTAGATGAAAATATTGCTTGCAGAGACGATTCCACTAACAGTTTGAACAAGCTTTCAGATGTTGTGGTTAATGAGGGCAGCGACATGCCATCAACTGTTGATATTAAGGAGTCTGGGGAAGAGTTAGCACCTTCCTCTCATGTTCTTGGTACGATGAATGCTAGCTTATCTGGGAATGATGTCAGTATGAGCAATGCCGACGCCAAACCAGAATCATCTGTAGGTGAAAGCTCAGAATCGTAA